In Cicer arietinum cultivar CDC Frontier isolate Library 1 chromosome 1, Cicar.CDCFrontier_v2.0, whole genome shotgun sequence, one DNA window encodes the following:
- the LOC101490364 gene encoding mechanosensitive ion channel protein 10-like: MEEEKNMKDNKTTKNEVVLRISNNEQRRDFCGTPVVETTSYSAPQLISKMGSSHSPKGFIDSHVELAELENLRRSSSQVSTEFATTTTNTFLGRSEFSKPKSRFVEPPFSKDSSYVEENAKMKNVEVHVPDGSVVTPRTPLIGTPRVGEDDEEDDDDDDDDEVYKTADIEVSKRFGKKRKLMRLIELFFFVCILGFLIASLMVHRLQHKEIWGLVLWKWCVLALVIISGRLVTSWLINVLVFLIERNFLFKKKVLYFVYGVRKSVQAFIWLSLVLLAWSLVFNHGIKRARKVVRIIDYITRALASCVIASAIWLGKTLLIKLLSSYFQSTRFFDRVQESIFHQYILRTLSGPPLMEMAETVGKSSPSSRRLSFKTMVREDEKKGKKEQVIDVDKLKKMKQEKVSAWTMKGLITVIRSSGLSTISYTPESIYEEEIDQRDNEITSEWEAKAAAYRIFRNVAKPGSKYIEKEDLLRFMRIEEVENLLPLFEGAVETGRIKRKSLKNWLLKVYLERRSLVHSLNDAKTAVDELNNLASGIVLVVAIIVLLLVMGFLTTQVLVFISSQLLLVVFVFGNTAKTIFEAIIFVFVMHPFDVGDRCVIDGVQMTVEEMNILTTIFLRYDNEKIFYPNSVLATKPISNFYRSPEMSDLVEFAVDVSTSIESIGALKTRLKAYLESRPQHWRPNHNVIVKDIENVNKMKMALNVTHTINFQNFSDKNSRRSELVLELKKILEDLDIKYHLLPQEVHLSYVKSHDHMA; the protein is encoded by the exons atggaagaagaaaaaaacatgaAAGACAACAAAACGACAAAAAACGAGGTTGTTCTTCGAATTTCAAACAACGAACAAAGGAGAGATTTTTGTGGTACCCCAGTTGTTGAAACCACTTCTTACTCTGCTCCTCAGCTTATTTCCAAGATGGGTTCATCTCATTCTCCAAAAGGTTTTATAGATTCACACGTAGAACTCGCGGAGCTTGAGAATCTCAGAAGAAGTAGTAGCCAAGTTTCGACTGAGTTTGCTACAACTACTACAAACACTTTCTTGGGTAGGTCTGAATTTTCAAAGCCAAAATCCAGATTTGTTGAACCACCATTTTCTAAAGATTCAAGCTATGTTGAAGAAAATGCTAAAATGAAGAATGTTGAAGTTCATGTTCCTGATGGAAGTGTTGTTACTCCAAGGACCCCTTTGATTGGTACTCCAAGAGTTggagaagatgatgaagaagatgatgatgatgatgatgatgatgaagtgtATAAAACTGCAGATATTGAAGTGAGTAAGAGATTTGGTAAGAAAAGGAAACTAATGAGATTGATTGagttgtttttctttgtttgcATTTTGGGGTTTTTGATTGCAAGCTTAATGGTTCATAGATTGCAACATAAGGAAATTTGGGGTTTGGTACTTTGGAAATGGTGTGTGCTTGCATTGGTTATTATCTCTGGTAGATTAGTCACTAGTTGGTTAATCAATGTTTTGGTTTTCTTAATTGAAAGGAACTTTTTGTTTAAGAAGAAAGTTTTGTACTTTGTTTATGGTGTTAGGAAGAGTGTTCAAGCTTTTATTTGGTTAAGTTTGGTACTTCTCGCTTGGAGTTTAGTTTTCAACCATGGAATCAAGAGAGCAAGAAAAGTTGTTAGGATTATTGATTACATCACAAGAGCACTTGCATCTTGTGTTATTGCATCAGCTATATGGTTAGGGAAAACATTGTTGATAAAGCTTTTGTCTTCATATTTTCAATCCACTAGATTTTTCGATAGGGTTCAAGAATCGATTTTTCATCAGTATATTCTTAGGACTCTTTCAGGTCCTCCTTTGATGGAGATGGCTGAAACGGTAGGCAAGAGTTCTCCGAGTAGTCGTCGGCTAAGTTTTAAGACGATGGTTAGAGAAGATgagaagaaaggaaagaaagagcaAGTCATTGATGTTGATAAGCTTAAGAAAATGAAACAAGAGAAAGTTTCTGCTTGGACTATGAAAGGGTTGATTACTGTGATAAGGAGTTCTGGATTGTCGACCATTAGTTATACGCCGGAGAGTATCTATGAAGAAGAGATTGATCAGAGAGATAATGAAATTACTAGTGAGTGGGAGGCGAAGGCGGCTGCTTATCGGATTTTCAGAAATGTTGCTAAGCCGGGAAGCAA GTACATTGAGAAGGAAGACCTCTTGCGCTTCATGAGGATTGAAGAAGTGGAAAATTTGCTTCCACTATTTGAAGGAGCAGTTGAGACTGGAAGAATTAAGAGGAAGTCTTTGAAGAATTGGCTG TTGAAAGTCTACCTAGAACGTCGATCGCTTGTACATTCACTAAACGATGCTAAAACAGCTGTTGATGAATTGAATAACCTTGCTTCTGGAATTGTCCTTGTTGTAGCCATTATTGTGTTGTTGCTTGTAATGGGATTCTTAACAACACAAGttcttgtttttatttcatCACAACTTTTACTTGTGGTGTTTGTGTTTGGCAACACAGCTAAGACTATTTTTGAAGCCATTATATTTGTTTTCGTGATGCATCCGTTCGACGTCGGCGATCGTTGTGTCATTGATGGTGTTCAG ATGACTGTAGAAGAGATGAACATACTAACTACAATCTTTTTGAGATATGACAATGAAAAGATATTCTATCCAAATTCAGTTCTTGCAACCAAGCCAATCAGTAACTTCTACCGGAGTCCGGAAATGAGTGATTTGGTTGAATTTGCTGTCGATGTTTCTACTTCAATAGAAAGTATTGGAGCCTTAAAGACTAGATTAAAAGC ATACTTGGAGAGTAGGCCTCAACATTGGCGTCCAAACCATAACGTAATTGTTAAGGATATTGAGAATGTAAACAAGATGAAAATGGCTCTAAATGTTACTCACACCATAAACTTTCAGAATTTTAGTGATAAGAACAGCAGAAGATCTGAATTAGTCTTGGAGTTAAAGAAAATTCTTGAAGATCTTGATATTAAATACCACTTGCTGCCACAAGAAGTTCATCTTAGTTATGTAAAGTCACATGACCATATGGCATAA
- the LOC101490686 gene encoding uncharacterized protein, translated as MASTSAVSMAMPLTYTSQKTVVCSSGAFFNPLPLRSSKIVASSKHNGRFQVRASMKEKVVMGLTAAALTASLMVPDVAEAAVSPSLKNFLLSIGAGGVVVAVIVGAVVGVSNFDPVKRS; from the coding sequence ATGGCTTCCACTTCTGCAGTTTCAATGGCAATGCCACTAACTTACACCAGCCAGAAGACGGTGGTGTGTAGCTCTGGGGCATTCTTCAATCCACTGCCTCTTAGGTCTTCGAAGATTGTAGCATCATCAAAACACAATGGAAGGTTTCAAGTCAGGGCATCCATGAAAGAGAAAGTTGTGATGGGGCTCACGGCGGCTGCGTTGACAGCTTCTTTGATGGTTCCTGATGTGGCTGAAGCAGCCGTTTCACCTTCTCTCAAGAACTTCTTGCTAAGCATTGGAGCTGGTGGAGTTGTGGTTGCAGTCATTGTTGGTGCTGTGGTGGGTGTGTCCAATTTCGATCCCGTCAAGCGAAGCTGA
- the LOC101491004 gene encoding replication protein A 70 kDa DNA-binding subunit A has translation MSVNLTTNAIPAIINGDVDAKPLVQVLDITLVTSNKNAQQQRYRLLLSDAVSSHHAMLATQHNDGVKTGRVKKGSIVQLLDYICTPLQNRKIIMVLNMETIIPDCEIIGNPKSFVDSELPIQKALHGNTVESSSRSSNSNLAAQNAGSNVQSFRPTIQPAYQPPPMYKGRGAVVKNEAPARVIPIAALNPYQGRWAIKARVTAKGDLRRYNNARGDGKVFSFDLLDSDGGEIRVTCFNAVVDRFYECIEVGKVYLISKGSLKPAQKNFNHLKNEWEIMLDLNSTVELCPDEDGSIPKQQFSFRPISDIENVESNTILDVIGVVTSVNPSVPILRKNGMETLRRILNLKDSSGRSIELTLWGEFCNREGQKLQDMVDAGVFPILAVKAGKVNEFSGKSIGSISTTQLFINPDFPEAQSLRVWFDQVGKNSASLSISKDIVAGGPKNEIRKTLSQIKGEGLGRSDKPDWITVKATISFMKTDTFCYTACPLMIGDRQCNKKVTRSGDTKWQCDRCNQEFEECDYRYLLQAQILDHTGLTWVTAFQEAGEEIMGCSAKELYLLKYEQDDDERFGDIIKSRLFNQFVFRLKIKEELYGDEQKVKITVVKADKVNYSSESRYMLDLISKFCRQ, from the exons ATGTCGGTGAATCTCACGACGAACGCTATACCGGCGATAATCAACGGCGACGTTGACGCAAAACCGTTAGTTCAGGTTCTCGACATTACATTAGTCACAAGTAACAAAAACGCTCAGCAGCAGAGATACCGTCTTCTTCTTTCCGACGCCGTTTCGTCTCACCACGCTATGCTCGCCACTCAACACAACGACGGTGTTAAAACCGGACGAGTTAAGAAAGGTTCCATCGTTCAGCTTCTCGATTACATATGCACTCCTCTCCAGAATCGCaa GATTATTATGGTGCTCAACATGGAAACCATAATACCTGATTGTGAGATCATTGGGAATCCAAAGTCATTTGTGGACTCAGAATTACCTATTCAGAAAGCATTGCATGGGAATACTGTGGAGAGTTCGTCCAGAAGTAGTAATAGTAATTTGGCTGCTCAAAATGCAGGTAGTAATGTGCAAAGTTTCAGGCCAACAATTCAACCTGCATACCAACCTCCTCCGATGTACAAAGGTCGTGGTGCAGTTGTGAAAAATGAGGCACCGGCACGTGTAATACCTATAGCTGCTTTAAATCCTTATCAAGGTAGGTGGGCCATCAAGGCAAGGGTGACTGCGAAAGGTGATTTGCGCCGCTATAACAATGCTCGTGGAGATGGGAAAGTCTTCTCGTTTGATCTCCTAGATTCAGATGGAGGTGAAATACGAGTAACTTGTTTTAATGCTGTTGTTGACCGCTTCTATGAATGCATTGAGGTTGGTAAAGTTTACTTGATATCCAAAGGTAGCTTAAAACCTGCACAGAAGAATTTCAACCATTTGAAGAATGAATGGGAAATTATGTTAGATTTAAATTCAACGGTTGAGCTTTGCCCAGATGAGGATGGTTCTATACCTAAGCAACAGTTCTCCTTCAGGCCTATCAGTGACATAGAGAATGTTGAGAGTAACACTATCCTTGATGTTATTGGGGTCGTGACATCTGTGAATCCTTCAGTTCCCATCTTAAGGAAGAATGGAATGGAAACACTAAGAAGGATTTTGAATCTAAAAGATAGTTCTGGCAGGAGTATTGAGCTAACACTTTGGGGTGAATTCTGCAACAGGGAAGGACAAAAGCTGCAAGATATGGTGGATGCTGGGGTTTTCCCCATTTTGGCAGTAAAGGCTGGGAAGGTTAATGAGTTCAGTGGAAAGTCTATAGGCTCTATTTCTACTACACAACTTTTCATTAATCCAGATTTTCCTGAGGCTCAGAGCTTAAGAGTCTGGTTTGATCAAGTGGGAAAAAATTCTGCTTCTCTATCCATTTCTAAGGACATTGTTGCTGGAGGACCCAAGAATGAGATACGCAAAACTCTGTCTCAAATCAAAGGTGAAGGTCTGGGGCGGTCAGACAAGCCAGACTGGATAACAGTGAAGGCAACCATATCATTCATGAAGACCGATACATTTTGTTACACAGCTTGCCCTCTGATGATCGGAGATAGACAGTGCAATAAGAAAGTGACAAGGTCAGGGGACACGAAATGGCAGTGTGATAGATGCAACCAGGAGTTTGAGGAATGCGATTATCGATACCTTCTCCAAGCTCAAATCCTAGACCACACAGGATTAACTTGGGTAACTGCTTTCCAAGAAGCAGGGGAAGAGATTATGGGGTGCTCAGCAAAAGAGCTGTATCTGTTGAAGTATGAACAGGATGATGATGAAAGATTTGGAGATATAATCAAGAGTAGACTCTTCAACCAGTTTGTATTTaggctgaaaatcaaagaggagtTATATGGCGATGAACAGAAGGTGAAGATTACAGTAGTTAAGGCAGATAAGGTGAATTATTCGTCCGAGAGTAGATACATGCTTGATTTGATTTCCAAGTTCTGTAGGCAGTAA